From the genome of Geothrix sp. 21YS21S-4, one region includes:
- a CDS encoding glycosyltransferase family 9 protein: protein MIPRDAYWVRMPRFIGDAVMIHQALGGLRRASIPLVAWGPSPLMELFEGSSGFEACVSDDEPKFATMIDLLRKNHAKGVINLPRSSRALVAAFFARTPHRIGWSEGGGWALATSSLPFKKQAGHQIQRYHQLLGKAFPELDWNGLDLFCPRKEAFEWARSLRTSLKISSPYVVIGIGAKHWNKRLGAGVLVDLWDHLVSRNFSVLILGGPQAEDVAQGQEIQALRPDAKVACGKSSLSVSAALIAEASAMVGNDSSLSHLAAASGICTLVAFGPTLPQMTAPQGMNAHVFRKESLTCLGCMRFDCHIHTHACMQEIEVTPMLEVIDSVCGTGKGKA, encoded by the coding sequence GTGATTCCGCGCGATGCCTATTGGGTGAGGATGCCCCGATTCATCGGGGATGCCGTGATGATCCATCAGGCGCTTGGGGGCCTGCGCCGGGCGAGCATTCCCCTTGTCGCTTGGGGACCAAGCCCCCTTATGGAACTGTTCGAGGGAAGCTCAGGCTTTGAGGCTTGCGTCAGCGATGACGAGCCGAAATTCGCAACGATGATTGATCTCCTTCGGAAGAATCACGCGAAGGGAGTCATTAATTTGCCGCGAAGCTCACGGGCTCTGGTTGCTGCTTTTTTTGCGAGGACCCCTCACCGAATCGGATGGTCCGAGGGGGGGGGGTGGGCCCTTGCGACTTCCAGCCTGCCATTTAAAAAACAAGCAGGTCATCAGATTCAGCGCTATCACCAATTGCTGGGGAAAGCCTTTCCAGAACTCGACTGGAACGGCCTTGATCTTTTTTGCCCTCGGAAGGAAGCCTTTGAGTGGGCTCGAAGTCTAAGGACATCCCTGAAGATTTCTTCTCCCTATGTTGTCATTGGCATTGGAGCCAAGCATTGGAATAAGCGATTGGGGGCTGGCGTGCTGGTTGATTTGTGGGATCACCTGGTGAGTCGAAATTTTTCCGTTCTTATTCTGGGTGGCCCTCAAGCGGAAGATGTCGCGCAAGGACAGGAAATCCAGGCCCTAAGGCCTGATGCAAAGGTTGCTTGCGGGAAATCATCCTTGAGCGTGAGTGCCGCACTGATCGCAGAAGCTTCGGCCATGGTAGGGAATGATTCCTCCCTTTCCCATCTGGCCGCAGCCAGCGGAATCTGCACCCTCGTGGCTTTCGGTCCCACCTTGCCGCAAATGACGGCCCCTCAAGGCATGAATGCTCATGTTTTTAGAAAAGAGTCCCTGACATGTTTGGGCTGTATGAGGTTCGATTGCCATATTCATACCCATGCCTGCATGCAGGAGATCGAAGTAACTCCCATGCTCGAAGTCATTGACAGCGTTTGTGGCACCGGTAAGGGGAAAGCATGA
- a CDS encoding glycosyltransferase has translation MTWRQKLRTFERVWVRPLLSCFRKSKRKVPSAEELQGREAWSKSQWENPVLQPKETDFRLGLISPLPPLATGIANFSIAYFPSCGWHLDLYGGGSLQDLIQHQASFSEGRVRIFPEEAFGEAGVREKYDAAILQMGNGPHHLSSLQAWQKALPHLNAKKWIYLHEAQLLRLWKEMVTHPLELEDFYRNYYPDRHFNLEDLYSPNSQESLVPRGIRPLVSLANPDLVIVNSAFCKMLVEQDLDGWTSAPSVEIRQLFHPIPQFSLPFSVNQKQKEEPLRIGHFGNAGGEKSLALVFRAMEMLRDRKAVTFVLAGFGVGRVVARHGLNRHAWVEVHDSPSHPELLRLMASVDGAIQLRFPSQGESSGVVNQLLGMGKPIIVTSVGAFAELGSAVFPVSPTVEAEELAHVIQEMLEKRDAGAIREIQIRYGLDAFQQTLADWAKD, from the coding sequence ATGACGTGGCGTCAGAAGCTTCGTACTTTTGAACGGGTATGGGTTCGTCCCCTTTTGAGCTGTTTTCGGAAATCCAAACGGAAAGTGCCTTCTGCGGAGGAATTGCAGGGGCGGGAGGCATGGAGCAAGTCCCAATGGGAGAATCCGGTCTTGCAACCCAAGGAGACGGATTTCCGATTGGGGTTGATTTCTCCGCTCCCCCCTCTTGCCACCGGAATCGCCAACTTTTCGATCGCCTACTTTCCTTCTTGTGGTTGGCATCTTGATCTTTACGGGGGGGGCTCCCTCCAAGATCTGATTCAGCATCAAGCTTCTTTTTCGGAAGGCAGGGTTCGGATTTTTCCGGAGGAAGCATTTGGAGAAGCAGGGGTAAGAGAGAAATACGATGCTGCCATTCTTCAAATGGGAAATGGGCCGCATCATCTTTCCTCGCTTCAGGCATGGCAAAAGGCACTCCCACACCTGAATGCCAAAAAATGGATTTACCTTCATGAAGCTCAGCTTTTGCGGCTTTGGAAAGAAATGGTTACCCATCCTCTTGAATTGGAGGATTTCTACCGTAATTATTACCCGGATCGCCATTTTAATTTAGAAGACCTGTATTCTCCCAACTCCCAGGAGAGTCTCGTCCCTCGCGGCATTCGCCCGTTGGTCTCTCTCGCCAATCCTGATTTGGTGATCGTGAACAGCGCATTTTGTAAGATGTTGGTTGAGCAAGACCTGGATGGGTGGACGTCTGCGCCATCCGTAGAAATTCGTCAGCTTTTTCACCCCATTCCTCAGTTCTCCCTGCCTTTTTCCGTCAACCAAAAGCAAAAGGAGGAGCCCCTTCGGATTGGCCATTTCGGAAATGCAGGAGGCGAGAAATCGCTGGCGCTGGTCTTCCGAGCCATGGAAATGCTGAGGGACCGTAAGGCTGTGACATTTGTGCTTGCGGGATTCGGTGTGGGCCGAGTCGTTGCCCGCCATGGACTCAACCGCCATGCGTGGGTGGAGGTCCACGACTCACCTTCCCATCCAGAGCTTCTGCGCCTCATGGCGTCGGTAGACGGAGCCATTCAGTTGAGATTTCCCTCTCAGGGGGAATCTTCGGGAGTTGTGAACCAACTCCTGGGTATGGGGAAACCAATTATTGTTACTTCTGTGGGTGCTTTTGCCGAATTGGGTTCGGCCGTTTTTCCGGTTTCTCCCACTGTAGAGGCAGAGGAGCTGGCTCACGTCATTCAGGAGATGCTCGAGAAGAGAGATGCCGGAGCCATACGTGAGATTCAAATCCGCTATGGCCTGGACGCGTTTCAGCAGACCCTTGCGGACTGGGCTAAGGATTGA
- a CDS encoding glycosyltransferase family 4 protein — protein MKIDLLHLSFQITGGVEVLLDHQAQILKKDGHDVRISTWNRAGREETQGIPFQVMPKRHPMELFALGQREKKLRLRSRNIGRYLKNSDAVIAHNDPAHSLLGNADISGIKAWYCHEPPRLLYPSITNAYTMRALQKSEFNSDPEFRQHLHACCSRWAREAEDGTLNQRRRFDKDGVRRLDRIMANGEYSRENARAIYGITDIPIVHPLIHFPFSVSARSGLDRSGLKILVHSRLSLLKNIESVLLGFDHFHRKYIGAELHIVGTGEREEHLRRLAARLASAPQIRFHGFLGQADLEKVYQHCDVMALIPLDEPFGMVFPEAAARGLLLVGSDHGGPQEILDNNRYGWNVDPFNPESLAETFETIWKLPDATVDRKRSEADKACRDRYSEEVVGPRFLSALNF, from the coding sequence ATGAAAATCGACCTTCTCCACCTTTCTTTTCAAATCACCGGGGGCGTAGAAGTTCTCCTCGATCACCAGGCTCAGATTCTCAAGAAGGATGGACACGACGTTCGCATCAGCACTTGGAACCGGGCTGGCAGAGAGGAGACCCAGGGAATTCCCTTCCAGGTCATGCCGAAACGGCATCCCATGGAATTATTCGCGCTCGGTCAGCGGGAGAAAAAGCTTCGATTAAGGTCTCGGAACATTGGCCGATATCTGAAGAACTCAGACGCTGTCATCGCTCATAACGACCCGGCCCACTCCCTTTTGGGAAACGCTGATATCTCAGGGATAAAAGCCTGGTACTGCCACGAGCCCCCTCGCTTGCTCTATCCGAGCATCACGAATGCATACACCATGCGGGCATTGCAAAAGAGCGAATTCAACAGCGATCCGGAATTTCGCCAGCACCTCCATGCCTGTTGCTCCCGTTGGGCCAGGGAAGCTGAAGATGGAACATTGAATCAGCGCAGGCGTTTCGACAAGGATGGCGTTCGCCGTCTGGACCGCATCATGGCCAACGGAGAATACTCACGGGAGAATGCGAGAGCCATTTATGGGATTACAGACATACCCATTGTTCATCCCCTCATTCATTTTCCCTTCTCCGTATCGGCTCGAAGCGGGCTGGATCGGAGTGGTCTGAAGATCCTTGTTCACTCGCGCCTGTCGCTTCTCAAGAACATCGAATCGGTCCTGCTCGGGTTTGATCATTTTCACCGCAAGTACATTGGAGCAGAGCTCCACATTGTGGGAACCGGTGAAAGGGAAGAGCACCTCCGCCGATTGGCTGCCCGACTAGCCTCGGCTCCTCAAATCCGATTTCACGGATTTTTAGGTCAAGCAGACTTGGAGAAGGTTTACCAGCATTGCGATGTCATGGCACTGATCCCTCTCGATGAACCCTTCGGAATGGTTTTCCCCGAAGCTGCAGCCCGCGGCCTCCTCCTCGTCGGATCCGATCACGGAGGTCCCCAAGAAATCCTGGACAACAATCGCTATGGGTGGAATGTGGATCCCTTCAACCCTGAAAGCCTCGCAGAGACATTTGAAACCATCTGGAAGCTGCCTGATGCGACGGTCGACCGTAAAAGATCCGAAGCGGACAAAGCCTGCCGGGATCGCTATTCAGAAGAAGTCGTAGGCCCTCGTTTCCTTTCCGCACTGAACTTCTGA
- the aroC gene encoding chorismate synthase: MLHDSPSTFGRTFRVLTFGESHGPAVGVVMDGVKPGLPFDLEAIQKELDRRRPGQSDLVTPRKEADRLQVLSGVFEGRTTGHPIALVVFNENQRSGDYAAIADLFRPGHADLAYQRKYGLRDPRGGGRSSGRETLARVAAGAWAKQQLAALGVVVRGVNREIAGIRGVAVEWPFVETNPLRSGDPAAYPAQKAAVEAAQAEGDSVGGVCEVWIEGLPAGLGDPAFAKLDALLAYACMSIGAVKGVELGAGFDSARRRGSENNDPLGPDGPRKNDAGGTLGGISTGAPVVVRLAVKPTSSIAKAQETIDREGRSAVISTRGRHDPCIAPRIVPVAEAMCALVVYDAWLSQQALREDALPHLEEWDWKAVETASQRDPADGCDDDHFPDGMTKR; this comes from the coding sequence ATGCTCCACGACTCCCCTTCCACCTTCGGCCGGACCTTTCGAGTCCTCACGTTCGGAGAGAGCCACGGGCCCGCGGTGGGGGTGGTGATGGATGGGGTGAAACCCGGGCTGCCGTTCGATCTGGAGGCGATCCAGAAGGAGCTGGACCGGCGGCGGCCGGGGCAGTCGGATCTGGTGACGCCGCGGAAGGAAGCGGATCGGCTGCAGGTGCTGAGCGGGGTGTTCGAGGGCCGCACGACGGGGCATCCCATCGCCCTGGTGGTGTTCAACGAGAACCAGCGGAGCGGCGACTACGCGGCCATCGCGGATCTCTTCCGGCCCGGCCACGCGGACCTCGCCTATCAGCGCAAATACGGCCTCCGCGATCCGCGGGGGGGCGGGCGCAGCAGCGGGCGGGAGACCCTGGCGCGGGTGGCGGCGGGCGCCTGGGCCAAGCAGCAGCTGGCGGCCCTGGGCGTCGTGGTCCGGGGGGTCAATCGGGAGATCGCGGGCATCCGCGGCGTGGCGGTGGAATGGCCGTTCGTGGAAACCAACCCTCTGCGGAGCGGCGATCCCGCGGCCTATCCCGCCCAGAAAGCTGCGGTGGAGGCGGCCCAGGCCGAGGGCGACAGCGTGGGCGGGGTGTGCGAGGTGTGGATCGAGGGCCTGCCGGCCGGCCTGGGCGATCCGGCCTTCGCCAAGCTCGATGCGCTCCTGGCCTACGCCTGCATGTCCATCGGGGCGGTGAAGGGGGTGGAATTGGGCGCGGGTTTCGACAGCGCCCGCCGCCGGGGCAGCGAGAACAACGATCCTCTGGGCCCCGACGGGCCGCGGAAGAACGACGCCGGCGGGACCCTGGGCGGCATCAGCACCGGCGCGCCCGTGGTGGTGCGGCTGGCGGTGAAGCCCACCAGTTCCATCGCCAAGGCGCAGGAGACCATCGATCGGGAGGGCCGCTCGGCGGTGATTTCCACGCGCGGGCGCCACGATCCCTGCATCGCGCCCCGCATCGTTCCCGTGGCGGAGGCCATGTGCGCGCTGGTGGTGTACGACGCGTGGCTGTCGCAGCAGGCCCTTCGGGAAGATGCGTTGCCGCATCTGGAGGAGTGGGACTGGAAGGCCGTGGAGACTGCGTCTCAGCGCGATCCAGCCGATGGTTGTGATGACGACCACTTTCCGGACGGCATGACGAAGCGATGA
- a CDS encoding NAD(P)-binding domain-containing protein has product MEPVLVSFHAPVHELDVVAQHVVRDGIPARLREWQRRTGARELVYLATCQRVLWMIWGGDAAALDPGPGARRYEGEDAWVHLLAMAAGLESANLGDREIPGQMKDSLQQAREVGVAAEEAHAAFEDVIREGQRLRTRLGLADGNVSVATVALKHLCEGLSVGSSVALVGVGPMTQYLAQRLPERGFRVAVANRTRGKAHDLADPLGLAVVDLARLQRDPEGFDAIVSATAAPEPIFTLDAWATLKRPPLRILDLALPPDSEPGLEQLPWVHRVDLTAFLAQTATARAQRAEAASKAEAFLVGAAGRLRHRAAARAHKRRLATSQERLDTAWGALENEVKALEDSMHGLDEAQREALREILTRGRTLAFRALIQTRPKPDPNGEAAIP; this is encoded by the coding sequence ATGGAACCCGTTCTCGTCAGCTTCCACGCCCCCGTCCACGAGCTGGACGTGGTGGCCCAGCATGTGGTCCGCGACGGCATTCCCGCCCGGCTGCGGGAGTGGCAGCGGCGGACCGGCGCCCGGGAACTGGTGTATCTGGCGACCTGCCAGCGGGTTCTGTGGATGATCTGGGGCGGCGATGCCGCAGCCCTGGACCCGGGGCCGGGCGCCCGCCGCTACGAGGGGGAGGATGCCTGGGTCCACCTTCTGGCCATGGCCGCGGGGCTGGAATCCGCCAACCTCGGCGACCGCGAGATCCCGGGACAGATGAAGGACTCCCTCCAGCAGGCCCGCGAGGTGGGCGTGGCCGCGGAGGAAGCGCACGCGGCGTTCGAGGACGTGATCCGCGAGGGCCAGCGGCTCCGGACGCGACTGGGGCTCGCGGACGGCAACGTCAGCGTGGCCACGGTGGCGCTGAAGCACCTCTGCGAGGGACTGTCCGTGGGGTCGTCGGTGGCCCTGGTGGGCGTGGGCCCCATGACCCAGTATCTGGCCCAGCGCCTGCCGGAGCGCGGTTTCCGGGTGGCCGTGGCGAACCGCACCCGCGGCAAGGCCCACGACCTGGCGGATCCTCTGGGGCTGGCGGTGGTGGATCTCGCCCGTCTCCAGCGCGACCCCGAGGGTTTCGACGCCATCGTCAGCGCCACCGCCGCGCCGGAGCCGATCTTCACCCTGGACGCCTGGGCCACCCTCAAGCGTCCGCCCCTCCGCATCCTGGATCTGGCCCTGCCGCCCGATTCGGAGCCGGGGCTGGAGCAGCTTCCCTGGGTGCACCGGGTGGACCTGACGGCGTTCCTGGCCCAGACCGCCACGGCCCGCGCCCAGCGCGCGGAAGCGGCTTCCAAGGCCGAGGCCTTCCTGGTGGGCGCCGCCGGTCGGCTCCGCCACCGCGCCGCCGCCCGCGCCCACAAGCGCCGCCTCGCCACCTCCCAGGAGCGCCTGGACACGGCGTGGGGGGCTCTGGAGAACGAGGTGAAGGCCCTTGAGGACTCCATGCACGGCCTGGACGAGGCCCAGCGGGAGGCCCTCCGGGAGATCCTCACCCGCGGGCGCACCCTGGCCTTCCGGGCGCTGATCCAGACCCGCCCCAAACCCGATCCCAACGGAGAGGCAGCCATTCCATGA
- the hemC gene encoding hydroxymethylbilane synthase, with the protein MSTEKHVTVATRGSALAVGQAEPLVRFLESKGYEVSWRKFSTSGDQWLQGPLDKQVGGGFFTKELEDAMAAGAADLLIHSLKDVSLERPAGIVPACIPLREDPADWLVMRPDAPEDLLIGTSAVRREKVLRELFPKARFTWIRGNVQTRLQRVRDGVLRDEPLHATLLAAAGLKRLGLDLSGLTVRPLTPDELPSAPGQGALLAEARSDRPDLVEALAEMHDALTARCVTLERQVLAGIGGGCQQPLGALATPQADGSLLLRAAYAGDAGLRRAEARGTDDARLLKTVLEGLGLS; encoded by the coding sequence ATGAGCACGGAGAAGCACGTCACCGTCGCCACCCGCGGTTCCGCCCTGGCCGTGGGCCAGGCCGAGCCTCTGGTGAGGTTCCTCGAATCCAAGGGCTACGAAGTCTCCTGGCGCAAGTTCTCCACGTCGGGTGATCAGTGGCTCCAGGGCCCCCTCGACAAGCAGGTGGGCGGCGGGTTCTTCACCAAGGAGCTGGAGGACGCCATGGCCGCCGGGGCGGCGGACCTCCTCATCCACAGCCTCAAGGACGTCTCCCTGGAGCGCCCGGCGGGGATCGTGCCAGCCTGCATCCCTCTTCGCGAGGACCCCGCGGATTGGCTGGTGATGCGGCCGGACGCCCCCGAGGACCTGCTGATCGGCACCAGCGCCGTGCGCCGGGAGAAGGTCCTGCGCGAGCTCTTCCCCAAGGCCCGCTTCACCTGGATCCGGGGCAACGTCCAGACCCGCCTCCAGCGCGTCCGGGACGGCGTTCTGCGCGACGAGCCCCTCCACGCCACGCTGCTGGCCGCCGCCGGTCTCAAGCGGCTGGGGCTCGACCTCTCCGGGCTCACCGTGCGCCCCCTCACGCCCGACGAACTGCCTTCGGCGCCGGGGCAGGGGGCCCTCCTGGCCGAGGCCCGATCCGATCGCCCCGACCTGGTGGAAGCCCTGGCGGAGATGCACGATGCGCTGACGGCCCGCTGCGTCACTCTCGAGCGGCAGGTCCTCGCCGGGATCGGCGGGGGCTGCCAGCAGCCCCTTGGCGCCCTGGCCACGCCCCAGGCCGACGGAAGCCTCCTCCTGCGCGCCGCCTACGCGGGCGATGCGGGCCTGCGCCGAGCGGAAGCGCGGGGCACCGACGACGCGCGCCTCCTGAAGACCGTCCTCGAAGGGCTCGGCCTGTCATGA
- a CDS encoding uroporphyrinogen-III synthase, giving the protein MTSAAPSPRLALARPAQHPLADTVRKAGWEPVPYAFTSLQLTSAPPPMSFAEMDAFVALSPSGAKVAAPTLPPATVCLLQGAGTADALGREDLEIHLPEEARAEALWNLLQARFPKGGDFVLARGERSREFLEAAAKGTPWRIHPWVTHREAARVPFPALPDVEGVLALSPLQAEILAPVAAGVLRFGWGEATAEAFERAGAPAHAHCDPKPGLLWAMLAQQLAFHQSPKEESPC; this is encoded by the coding sequence ATGACCTCCGCGGCTCCCTCCCCGCGGCTGGCCCTCGCCCGGCCGGCCCAGCACCCCCTGGCGGACACGGTCCGCAAGGCGGGGTGGGAGCCCGTTCCCTACGCCTTCACGAGCCTCCAGCTGACCTCTGCTCCGCCGCCGATGTCTTTCGCGGAGATGGACGCCTTCGTGGCGCTGAGTCCCTCCGGCGCGAAGGTGGCGGCCCCCACGCTGCCCCCGGCGACCGTCTGCCTGCTTCAGGGAGCCGGCACCGCCGACGCTTTGGGCCGCGAGGATCTGGAGATCCACCTGCCCGAAGAGGCCCGGGCCGAAGCGCTTTGGAACCTGCTCCAGGCTCGCTTCCCGAAAGGCGGGGATTTCGTCCTCGCCCGCGGCGAGCGCAGCCGGGAATTCCTGGAGGCGGCCGCCAAGGGCACTCCCTGGCGCATCCATCCGTGGGTCACCCACCGCGAAGCGGCCCGCGTTCCGTTTCCCGCCCTGCCGGACGTGGAGGGCGTGCTGGCCCTCAGCCCGCTGCAGGCGGAGATCCTGGCGCCCGTGGCGGCCGGCGTTCTGCGCTTCGGCTGGGGCGAGGCCACGGCCGAAGCGTTCGAGCGCGCCGGCGCCCCCGCCCACGCCCATTGCGATCCCAAGCCCGGCCTGCTGTGGGCCATGCTGGCCCAGCAGCTGGCGTTCCATCAGAGCCCGAAGGAGGAGTCCCCATGCTGA
- the hemB gene encoding porphobilinogen synthase, whose product MLNRSRRLRTSAAMRNLVAETDLRPRHLVQPHFVQPHAGSSDIASLPGIVRAGVEDTVRQVEKDLKKGLASVLLFGVPDADAKSPDAASACDHAGVVPEAVKALKKAFGSDLIVMTDVCLCGYTSHGHCGIVDDDGVVRNDETLPILAEMALRHAEAGADVASPSDMMDGRAAAIRAKLDENGFTQTSILSYAIKHAGAYYGPFRDAADSSPKFGDRKTYQMDPRNAREGLRDALLDVEEGADMLMVKPALPNLDLIWRLREAQLAPICAYHVSSEFSSVKAADRLGWVNGDQLMYEHLIAIRRAGADMIVTYAGREAVEKGWIS is encoded by the coding sequence ATGCTGAACCGCTCCCGCCGCCTCCGCACCAGCGCCGCCATGCGCAACCTCGTGGCGGAAACGGATCTCCGGCCCCGCCACCTCGTCCAGCCCCACTTCGTCCAGCCCCATGCCGGCAGCAGCGACATCGCCAGCCTGCCCGGGATCGTCCGCGCCGGGGTGGAGGACACCGTCCGCCAGGTGGAGAAGGACCTGAAGAAGGGCCTCGCCAGCGTCCTGCTGTTCGGCGTGCCCGACGCCGATGCCAAGAGCCCCGACGCGGCCTCCGCCTGCGATCACGCGGGCGTGGTCCCGGAGGCGGTAAAGGCCCTGAAGAAGGCCTTCGGCTCCGACCTGATCGTGATGACCGACGTCTGCCTGTGCGGGTACACCAGCCACGGCCACTGCGGGATCGTGGACGACGACGGCGTGGTGCGCAACGACGAGACCCTGCCGATCCTGGCGGAGATGGCCCTGCGCCATGCGGAAGCGGGCGCCGATGTGGCCTCCCCCAGCGACATGATGGACGGCCGCGCAGCGGCCATCCGCGCCAAGCTCGACGAGAACGGCTTCACGCAGACCAGCATCCTGAGCTACGCCATCAAGCACGCCGGCGCCTACTACGGCCCGTTCCGCGACGCCGCGGACAGCAGCCCCAAGTTCGGCGACCGCAAGACCTACCAGATGGATCCGCGGAACGCCCGCGAGGGCCTGCGGGACGCGCTTCTCGACGTGGAGGAGGGCGCGGACATGCTGATGGTCAAGCCGGCCCTGCCGAACCTGGACCTCATCTGGCGCCTGCGGGAGGCCCAGCTGGCGCCCATCTGCGCCTACCACGTGTCCAGCGAGTTCAGCAGCGTCAAGGCCGCCGACCGCCTCGGCTGGGTGAACGGCGACCAGCTGATGTACGAGCACCTCATCGCCATCCGCCGCGCCGGCGCCGACATGATCGTCACCTACGCGGGCCGCGAGGCCGTGGAGAAGGGCTGGATTTCCTGA
- a CDS encoding glutamate-1-semialdehyde 2,1-aminomutase: protein MSNETLFQEALTHFPGGVSSPVRAFRAVGGTPKFFKKASGAWFEDEDGQRFLDLCMSWGPLILGHAHPDILAAVNEAMHEGLTFGAPSRRELALARRIKEMVPFVEKMRFVSSGTEAVMSALRAARGFTGRERILKFEGCYHGHSDALLVKAGSGLVTFGAPTSAGVPKAFAELTSVVSLDDLETLERTFAEIGNELAAAIIEPIPANNGLLLQRPEFLKRLRELCTKHGVVLVFDEVISGFRVAPGGAAERLGITPDLATYGKIIGGGMPVGLYGGRKDIMGVVAPDGPVYQAGTLSGNPVAMAAGLATMEKLTPAFYAGLEANAEAWAAAFEAIPGLRCPRYGSLLWPLFQDGVRRSDAVQGEAISSFNRLHRALLDQGVYLPPSGYEVAFLGAAHGEPELAHFKQAVAAVAKEF, encoded by the coding sequence ATGAGCAACGAGACCCTGTTCCAAGAGGCCCTGACGCACTTTCCCGGCGGCGTCTCGAGCCCCGTCCGCGCCTTCCGCGCGGTGGGGGGCACGCCCAAGTTCTTCAAGAAGGCCTCGGGCGCGTGGTTCGAGGACGAGGACGGACAGCGCTTCCTGGACCTCTGCATGTCCTGGGGCCCGCTGATCCTGGGGCACGCCCATCCCGACATCCTGGCGGCGGTGAACGAGGCCATGCACGAGGGCCTCACCTTCGGCGCCCCCAGCCGTCGCGAGTTGGCCCTGGCCCGCCGGATCAAGGAGATGGTGCCCTTCGTGGAGAAGATGCGCTTCGTCTCCTCGGGGACGGAGGCCGTGATGTCGGCCCTCCGCGCGGCGCGGGGCTTCACCGGCCGCGAGCGGATCCTGAAGTTCGAGGGCTGCTACCACGGCCACAGCGATGCCCTCCTGGTGAAGGCGGGCTCCGGCCTCGTCACCTTCGGCGCCCCCACCAGCGCCGGCGTGCCCAAGGCCTTCGCCGAGCTGACCTCCGTGGTGTCCCTGGACGATCTGGAAACCCTGGAGCGGACCTTCGCGGAGATCGGGAACGAGCTGGCCGCGGCCATCATCGAGCCCATCCCCGCCAACAACGGGCTGCTGCTTCAGCGCCCCGAGTTCCTCAAGCGCCTGCGCGAGCTGTGCACGAAGCACGGAGTGGTCCTCGTATTCGACGAGGTCATCAGCGGGTTCCGCGTGGCGCCGGGCGGCGCGGCGGAGCGCCTGGGGATCACGCCGGACCTCGCCACCTACGGCAAGATCATCGGCGGCGGGATGCCGGTGGGCCTTTACGGCGGCCGGAAGGACATCATGGGCGTCGTGGCGCCGGACGGCCCCGTTTATCAGGCGGGCACCCTGTCGGGCAATCCCGTGGCCATGGCCGCGGGCCTCGCCACCATGGAGAAACTGACGCCTGCTTTCTACGCGGGCTTGGAAGCGAACGCCGAAGCCTGGGCCGCGGCCTTCGAGGCCATTCCCGGCCTCCGCTGCCCCCGCTACGGGAGCCTGCTGTGGCCCCTGTTCCAGGACGGCGTCCGCCGCAGCGACGCGGTGCAGGGCGAGGCGATCAGCAGCTTCAACCGCCTCCACCGGGCGCTCCTCGACCAGGGCGTCTACCTGCCGCCCAGCGGCTACGAAGTGGCCTTCCTCGGCGCCGCCCACGGCGAACCCGAACTGGCCCACTTCAAGCAGGCCGTGGCCGCCGTCGCCAAGGAATTTTAG
- the hemE gene encoding uroporphyrinogen decarboxylase produces MQPLLHVLNGNALDKPPVWFMRQAGRFLPEYRAVRAKATFEQLLNDSDLAAEVTLQPIRRFPQIDGAIIFSDILVILDALGCEVTIPEGGPRIGKTLDQIDIDRPLDEKVFEPVCAAIRKVKAELPAKVTMLGFAGAPWTLLAYGIEGKGSKSWAKAKAFLHQEPVLARKWMDKLADAAARLLNLHIGAGAQGVQLFDTWAGELDADDYATFALPAVERTLSQVTAAPTLFFARTGYLPDSLNQLPCKGLAVPWQVPIAEARRRFPQMVLQGNLDPVALLAGKETATRKARAIVDAMKGHPHIFNLGHGLTPETDPAVVGAVLDEVKA; encoded by the coding sequence ATGCAGCCTCTTCTCCATGTGCTCAACGGCAACGCCCTCGACAAGCCCCCGGTCTGGTTCATGCGCCAGGCGGGGCGGTTCCTGCCGGAGTACCGCGCCGTGCGGGCCAAGGCCACCTTCGAACAGCTCCTGAACGACTCCGATCTGGCGGCGGAAGTGACGCTCCAGCCCATCCGCCGCTTTCCCCAGATCGACGGCGCCATCATCTTCAGCGACATCCTGGTGATTCTCGACGCCCTGGGCTGCGAGGTGACGATTCCCGAGGGCGGCCCCCGCATCGGGAAGACGCTGGATCAGATCGACATCGACCGGCCCCTGGACGAGAAGGTGTTCGAGCCCGTCTGCGCCGCCATCCGCAAGGTGAAGGCGGAATTGCCCGCCAAGGTGACGATGCTTGGCTTCGCGGGCGCCCCATGGACGCTGCTGGCCTACGGCATCGAAGGGAAGGGCAGCAAGAGCTGGGCGAAGGCCAAGGCCTTCCTCCACCAGGAGCCCGTGCTCGCCCGCAAATGGATGGACAAGCTGGCCGACGCCGCCGCCCGGCTGCTCAACCTGCACATCGGAGCCGGTGCCCAGGGCGTACAGCTCTTCGACACCTGGGCGGGCGAACTGGACGCCGACGACTACGCGACCTTCGCGCTGCCCGCCGTGGAGCGCACCCTGTCCCAGGTGACGGCCGCGCCGACGCTGTTCTTCGCCCGGACGGGCTACCTGCCGGATTCGCTGAACCAGCTGCCGTGCAAGGGGCTGGCCGTGCCCTGGCAGGTGCCCATCGCCGAGGCCCGCCGCCGCTTCCCCCAGATGGTGCTCCAGGGCAACCTGGACCCCGTCGCGCTGCTGGCCGGCAAGGAGACCGCCACTCGGAAGGCCCGCGCCATCGTGGACGCCATGAAGGGCCACCCCCACATCTTCAACCTGGGCCACGGGCTCACCCCGGAGACCGATCCCGCCGTGGTCGGGGCGGTGCTGGACGAAGTAAAGGCCTGA